Proteins from a genomic interval of Gossypium hirsutum isolate 1008001.06 chromosome A09, Gossypium_hirsutum_v2.1, whole genome shotgun sequence:
- the LOC107928457 gene encoding pentatricopeptide repeat-containing protein At5g43790 produces the protein MNSSNPIFNHITLNYLSKCQTLSSLKQVHAQMVTTGLTHHTYPLSKLLYLSSTLALPHSLTIFNQIPNPTIFLYNTLISSVISSTNRKCETHLAFSLYERVLWDKKIRPNSHTYPSLFKACGSHLHGLALHAHVLKFLGLAYDDFVQTSLLNFYAKYGNLGVARYLFDQIRNPDLATWNSMLSAYGSGVTSEEEDTSVSMEALCLFTEMQKNPLVKPNEVTLVALVSACANLGALCQGIWAHVYVLKYNIKLNYYVGTALIDMYSKCGCLDLAYQVFDGLPERDILCYNAMIGGFGIHGYGHKALKLFEKMKFQSLVPDDVTFVVTMCACSHVGLVDEGCKVFESINEIYGKEPKLEHYGCLIDLLGRAGRVQEAEEKLKGMPMKPNAILWRSLLGAARVHGDLQVGEIALQHLLELEPETSGNYVLLSNMYASINRWEDVKRVRKLMKDHGINKMPGSSLVEVNGAMHQFLIGDKTHPWSKRIYSKLEEVGKRLQQYGHKPRTKEVLFDIDEEEKEDALTYHSERLAIAFALVASDSTAPIRIIKNLRVCSDCHESTKLISMIYGRDIIVRDRIRFHHFKNGTCSCRDYW, from the coding sequence ATGAATTCATCAAATCCAATCTTCAATCACATAACCTTAAATTACTTATCAAAATGCCAGACCCTAAGCTCTCTGAAGCAAGTCCATGCCCAAATGGTAACCACAGGCCTTACTCACCACACTTACCCTCTCAGCAAGCTCCTCTATTTATCCTCCACTTTAGCCTTACCCCATTCCCTCACAATCTTTAACCAAATCCCAAACCCAACAATTTTCCTTTACAACACTCTCATTTCCTCAGTAATATCATCAACCAACCGAAAATGTGAAACCCACCTTGCTTTTTCCTTGTATGAAAGAGTTCTTTGGGATAAAAAAATTAGACCCAATTCTCACACTTACCCTTCTCTTTTCAAGGCTTGTGGTTCTCATCTCCATGGTCTAGCTCTACATGCCCATGTGTTAAAATTCCTTGGACTTGCATATGATGATTTTGTCCAAACCTCGTTGCTTAATTTCTATGCCAAGTATGGCAATTTGGGTGTGGCTAGATATTTGTTTGATCAAATTAGGAACCCAGATTTAGCTACTTGGAATTCAATGTTATCCGCTTATGGTAGTGGTGTTACTAGTGAGGAGGAGGACACTAGTGTATCAATGGAGGCTTTATGCTTATTCACTGAGATGCAGAAAAATCCTTTAGTTAAGCCAAATGAAGTTACGTTAGTAGCTTTAGTTAGTGCTTGTGCAAATTTAGGTGCTCTTTGTCAAGGTATATGGGCGCATGTTTATGTGTTGAAGTACAatattaagttaaattattatGTGGGCACTGCTTTGATAGATATGTACTCAAAATGTGGGTGTTTGGACTTGGCATATCAGGTGTTTGATGGATTGCCTGAAAGagatatattatgttataatgcAATGATTGGTGGATTTGGTATACATGGTTATGGTCACAAGGCACTTAAACTTTTTGAGAAAATGAAGTTTCAAAGTTTAGTGCCTGATGATGTGACATTTGTTGTTACAATGTGTGCTTGCTCACATGTTGGGTTAGTAGATGAGGGTTGCAAGGTTTTTGAgtcaataaatgaaatttatggtaaGGAGCCAAAACTTGAACATTATGGGTGCTTGATAGACCTTTTAGGTAGAGCTGGGAGGGTTCAAGAAGCTGAAGAAAAGCTCAAGGGAATGCCAATGAAACCCAATGCCATTTTATGGAGGTCTTTACTTGGGGCAGCAAGGGTTCATGGTGATTTACAAGTTGGGGAAATTGCTTTGCAGCATTTACTAGAACTTGAGCCAGAAACTAGTGGGAACTATGTACTTTTATCAAATATGTATGCAAGCATTAATAGATGGGAAGATGTTAAAAGAGTGAGGAAATTAATGAAGGATCATGGGATTAATAAAATGCCAGGTAGTAGCTTAGTTGAAGTTAATGGTGCCATGCATCAATTCCTGATTGGAGACAAAACACACCCGTGGTCAAAACGAATTTATTCGAAGCTCGAAGAAGTTGGCAAAAGGTTACAGCAATATGGTCATAAGCCTAGAACTAAAGAAGTGTTGTTTGACATAGATGAGGAGGAAAAAGAAGATGCACTTACTTACCATAGTGAAAGGTTAGCAATTGCATTTGCTTTGGTTGCTTCTGATTCGACTGCTCCTATTCGTATCATTAAAAATCTTCGTGTTTGTAGTGATTGCCATGAAAGTACTAAGCTTATTTCGATGATATATGGAAGAGATATTATTGTAAGAGATCGAATTCGGTTTCATCATTTCAAAAATGGAACTTGTTCTTGCAGAGACTATTGGTGA
- the LOC107928532 gene encoding ATP-sulfurylase 3, chloroplastic, producing the protein MASTIFIQPSFTSKSLNKSLNTHFVPSFKLPGSVSFNPRTVSQLSVRAGLIEPDGGKLVDLHVAEPERGLKKREAALLPRVKLSRIDLQWVHVLSEGWASPLTGFMRESEFLQTLHFNSLRLGDGSFVNMSAPIVLAIDDSQKERIAESKRVTLVDLDDNPVAILNNIEIYKHPKEERIARTWGTTAPGLPYVEETITKAGNWLIGGDLEVIEPIKYHDGLDHFRLSPVELRQEFEKRNADAVFAFQLRNPVHNGHALLMTDTRRRLLEMGYKNPILLLHPLGGYTKADDVPLSWRMKQHEKVLEDGVLDPETTVVSIFPSPMHYAGPTEVQWHAKARINAGANFYIVGRDPAGMGHPNEKRDLYDADHGKKVLSMAPGLERLNILPFRVAAYDKTQFKMAFFDPSRAQDFLFISGTKMRALAKNKENPPDGFMCPGGWKVLVKYYDSLTPSDNGRIHEAVPA; encoded by the exons ATGGCTTCCACCATTTTCATCCAACCTTCGTTTACGTCAAAGTCTTTGAATAAGTCCCTGAATACCCATTTCGTCCCTTCCTTCAAACTCCCCGGTTCGGTCTCTTTCAACCCCCGAACGGTTTCCCAGTTGTCGGTTCGAGCCGGGTTGATCGAGCCTGACGGTGGGAAGCTCGTGGACCTCCACGTGGCGGAGCCGGAGCGGGGGTTGAAGAAGCGAGAAGCGGCTCTGTTGCCCAGGGTGAAGCTGAGCAGGATCGACTTGCAATGGGTCCATGTTTTGAGTGAGGGCTGGGCAAGCCCCCTCACCGGGTTCATGAGAGAATCCGAGTTCCTCCAAACTCTTCATTTTAATTCGCTCCGACTCGGCGATGGTTCTTTCGTCAACATGTCGGCGCCGATTGTGTTGGCGATTGATGATTCTCAAAAGGAGAGGATCGCTGAGTCCAAAAGAGTCACGCTCGTTGACTTGGATGATAACCCCGTTGCGATCCTCAACAA CATTGAGATTTATAAGCACCCGAAGGAAGAAAGGATAGCGAGGACATGGGGAACTACTGCCCCTGGATTGCCATATGTTGAAGAAACTATAACAAAAGCTGGAAATTGGCTCATTGGAGGTGATTTGGAGGTTATAGAGCCGATCAAGTACCATGATGGTCTCGATCATTTTCGGCTTTCACCTGTTGAGTTACGTCAAGAGTTTGAAAAACGCAATGCTGATGCCGTGTTTGCATTCCAGCTCAGAAATCCTGTTCACAATGGTCATGCTTTGCTAATGACCGATACTCGTCGTAGGCTTCTTGAGATGGGGTACAAGAACCCCATACTTTTGCTTCATCCATTGGGAGGCTACACGAAGGCAGATGATGTTCCACTTAGTTGGCGAATGAAACAACACGAGAAG GTGCTTGAGGACGGTGTTCTCGATCCTGAAACAACAGTGGTCTCTATATTCCCATCTCCTATGCACTATGCTGGCCCAACTGAAGTGCAGTGGCATGCTAAAGCTCGGATCAATGCAGGGGCTAATTTTTATATCGTTGGTAGGGACCCAGCTGGCATGGGCCATCCCAATGAGAAGAGAGACCTGTATGATGCCGATCACGGGAAAAAGGTCCTGAGCATGGCGCCTGGACTCGAGCGGCTGAACATCCTTCCGTTCAGG GTTGCCGCGTACGATAAGACCCAATTTAAAATGGCTTTCTTCGATCCCTCGAGAGCTCAAGACTTCCTCTTCATATCAGGCACCAAG ATGCGGGCTCTTGCGAAGAACAAAGAGAACCCTCCGGATGGATTCATGTGCCCTGGCGGTTGGAAAGTGTTGGTCAAATACTACGACAGCTTGACACCATCTGACAATGGAAGGATCCATGAAGCCGTTCCGGCTTAG
- the LOC107928531 gene encoding LOW QUALITY PROTEIN: putative calcium-transporting ATPase 13, plasma membrane-type (The sequence of the model RefSeq protein was modified relative to this genomic sequence to represent the inferred CDS: inserted 1 base in 1 codon), translating to MTTILQSNLLCFEYTIQVPSATFTKSRKKWHSLFATIYCSRKFSSLITKTATANDEARVVHRSPSHVSLAVMQENSPFRIDQPTLIELVKEKKVEKLRKHGGVDGVASGLGTDTQVGVSGSAEDIERRHEAFGSNTYKKPPTKGFFHFVVEAFKDLTIMILLGCAALSLGFGIKEHGLKDGWYDGGSIFVAVFLVIGVSAISNYRQNRQFDKLSKVSNNIQVDVVRGGRRQQISIFDIVVGDIVCLKIGDQVPADGLFIDGHSLQIDESSMTGESDHVEVNGSQNPFLLSGTKVADGYARMLVTSVGMNTTWGQMMCQISRDTNDETPLQARLNKLTSSIGKVGLAVAFLVLVVLLVRYFTGHTTDENGNREFNGSKTKSDDIINAVVGIVAAAVTIVVVAIPEGLPLAVTLTLAYSMKRMMADQAMVRKLSACETMGSATTICTDKTGTLTLNRMKVTKFWLGQESMEEGASSISPFVVDLIHQGVALNTTGSVYRASPGTEYEFSGSPTEKAILSWAVVELKMDMEKTKKCCAVLQVEAFNSQKKRSGVLIGRNDDDTVHVHWKGAAEMILALCSSYYDASGVEKDLDDDERMKFEQIIQGMAASSLRCIAFAHKQVPEEEYQNXKGAEKLKEDNLTLLGLVGIKDPCRPGVKKAVEDCQYAGVNIKMITGDNVFTARAIATECGILKPGQDLSSGAVVEGEEFRNYTPQERMEKVEKIQVMARSSPFDKLLMVQCLKQKGHVVAVTGDGTNDAPALKEADIGLSMGIQGTEVAKESSDIVILDDNFASVATVLRWGRCVYTNIQKFIQFQLTVNVAALCINFVAAVSAGEVPLTAVQLLWVNLIMDTLGALALATERPTKELMEKPPVGRTEPLITNIMWRNLLAQALYQVAILLTLQFSGESILGVTEKVNDTLIFNIFVFCQVFNEFNARKLEKKNVFEGIHKNKLFIGIIGVTILLQVVMVEFLKRFADTERLSWGQWGACIVVAAVSWPLGWVVKCLPVPQKPIFSYLKWWK from the exons ATGACTACCATTCTTCAATCGAATTTGCTTTGTTTTGAATATACAATCCAAGTCCCTTCGGCCACCTTTACTAAATCCAGAAAGAAATGGCACTCCCTTTTCGCTACCATCTATTGTTCTAGAAAGTTTTCTTCTCTTATCACCAAAACCGCAACCGCCAATGATGAAGCCAGAGTCGTTCATCGATCGCCGTCTCATGTTTCGCTCGCTGTCATGCAAGAAAACAGTCCCTTCCGAATTGATCAACCTACTCTCATTGAGCTAGTGAAGGAGAAAAAGGTTGAGAAGTTACGGAAACATGGTGGGGTTGATGGTGTGGCTTCTGGTCTTGGGACCGACACTCAGGTAGGTGTCTCAGGTAGTGCCGAGGACATTGAGCGTCGACATGAGGCATTCGGTTCCAATACGTATAAGAAACCGCCAACCAAGGGATTTTTTCATTTTGTGGTTGAAGCATTTAAAGACCTTACTATAATGATTCTTTTAGGGTGTGCAGCTCTGTCACTTGGGTTTGGAATCAAAGAACATGGCCTCAAAGACGGTTGGTATGATGGTGGAAGCATTTTCGTTGCTGTGTTTCTTGTCATTGGTGTTTCTGCTATAAGTAACTATAGGCAGAACAGACAATTCGACAAGTTATCGAAAGTCAGCAATAATATTCAGGTTGATGTTGTGAGAGGAGGTCGGCGACAACAGATTTCTATATTTGATATCGTTGTTGGAGACATTGTGTGCCTAAAGATCGGAGATCAGGTTCCGGCCGATGGGTTGTTCATAGATGGCCATTCACTGCAAATTGATGAATCGAGCATGACTGGGGAAAGTGATCATGTTGAGGTAAATGGCAGCCAAAATCCATTCTTATTGTCAGGGACGAAGGTGGCTGATGGATACGCTCGGATGCTTGTTACTTCGGTTGGCATGAACACAACATGGGGCCAAATGATGTGCCAAATCAGCCGTGACACCAACGATGAAACACCTTTACAAGCACGTTTAAACAAGCTGACCTCATCAATTGGTAAAGTTGGCTTAGCTGTTGCTTTCTTGGTTCTTGTCGTGTTGTTGGTCCGTTACTTCACAGGGCATACAACGGATGAGAACGGAAACCGGGAGTTCAATGGAAGCAAGACAAAGAGTGATGATATCATAAATGCTGTTGTGGGAATTGTAGCTGCCGCTGTTACCATTGTTGTCGTTGCAATTCCAGAAGGACTACCATTGGCTGTGACACTGACTTTGGCTTATTCGATGAAGAGAATGATGGCAGATCAAGCAATGGTGAGAAAGCTCTCTGCCTGTGAAACAATGGGCTCGGCCACCACAATTTGTACAGACAAAACAGGTACTCTCACACTCAACCGAATGAAAGTTACGAAGTTTTGGCTCGGTCAGGAATCTATGGAAGAGGGAGCTTCCTCAATTTCTCCATTTGTTGTTGATTTGATCCATCAAGGTGTTGCTTTAAACACTACTGGCAGTGTTTATAGAGCTTCTCCAGGAACAGAATATGAATTCTCAGGTAGTCCTACAGAAAAAGCAATCCTTTCATGGGCTGTGGTGGAACTGAAGATGGATATGGAGAAAACAAAGAAATGTTGTGCAGTACTTCAAGTTGAAGCCTTCAATTCTCAGAAAAAAAGAAGTGGTGTTTTGATTGGAAGGAATGATGATGACACTGTCCATGTTCACTGGAAAGGAGCTGCTGAGATGATTCTAGCACTGTGTTCAAGCTACTACGATGCTTCAGGAGTTGAAAAAGATCTAGATGATGACGAAAGGATGAAATTCGAGCAAATTATTCAAGGCATGGCAGCCAGCAGCCTCAGGTGCATTGCTTTTGCCCATAAACAAGTTCCAGAAGAAGAGTACCAAA TTAAAGGAGCAGAAAAGCTTAAAGAAGACAACTTGACCCTGTTAGGATTGGTGGGTATAAAGGATCCATGCAGACCTGGAGTGAAGAAAGCAGTGGAAGATTGCCAATATGCTGGAGTAAACATCAAAATGATCACTGGTGACAATGTTTTCACTGCAAGAGCCATAGCTACCGAATGTGGGATTCTGAAGCCAGGTCAGGACTTGTCTAGTGGTGCAGTCGTAGAAGGTGAGGAATTCAGAAACTATACACCACAAGAAAGGATGGAGAAAGTTGAGAAAATCCAAGTCATGGCAAGATCCTCTCCCTTTGATAAACTTCTCATGGTGCAATGTTTGAAACAGAAAGGGCATGTAGTTGCAGTCACTGGGGATGGCACAAATGATGCACCAGCACTCAAGGAAGCAGATATTGGTCTATCAATGGGAATTCAAGGCACTGAAGTTGCGAAAGAGAGTTCGGATATCGTCATCTTGGATGATAATTTCGCTTCGGTTGCCACAGTCTTGAGGTGGGGAAGATGCGTTTATACCAACATCCAGAAATTCATTCAATTCCAGCTCACAGTTAATGTAGCAGCACTTTGTATCAACTTCGTAGCAGCAGTATCAGCAGGTGAAGTCCCTCTAACAGCAGTCCAGTTATTATGGGTGAACTTAATCATGGACACATTAGGTGCTTTGGCTCTAGCCACCGAGCGGCCTACAAAAGAGTTGATGGAGAAACCACCCGTCGGTCGAACTGAGCCACTTATCACAAACATCATGTGGAGGAACCTACTAGCTCAAGCTCTATACCAAGTAGCCATACTCCTTACCTTACAATTCAGCGGTGAATCAATCTTGGGGGTGACAGAGAAGGTAAACGACACATTGATCTTCAATATTTTCGTATTCTGCCAAGTCTTCAACGAATTCAACGCAAGGAAGTTGGAGAAGAAGAACGTATTCGAGGGTATACACAAGAACAAGCTGTTCATAGGAATCATCGGGGTAACCATTCTTCTTCAAGTGGTGATGGTAGAGTTTCTGAAACGGTTTGCAGATACAGAGAGGTTGAGTTGGGGACAATGGGGAGCATGCATAGTCGTTGCAGCTGTTTCTTGGCCACTTGGTTGGGTTGTCAAGTGCTTACCTGTTCCacagaaacccattttcagctATCTCAAATGGTGGAAATAG
- the LOC107928447 gene encoding calmodulin-like protein 11, with the protein MGDILTQEQIVEFKEAFNFFDKDGDGCITVEELATVIKSLDQNPSEEELQDMINEVDADGNGTIEFSEFLNLMAKKMQETDAEEELKEAFRVFDKDLNGYISASELRNVMMNLGEKLSDEEVEQMIKEADLDGDGQVNYDEFVKMMTTVG; encoded by the exons ATGGGTGATATACTAACTCAAGAACAGATTGTTGAGTTCAAAGAAgccttcaatttctttgacaaagaTGGAGAtg GTTGCATTACAGTGGAAGAATTGGCAACAGTGATAAAATCCCTTGATCAGAATCCCTCTGAAGAAGAGCTTCAAGATATGATTAATGAAGTTGATGCTGATGGTAATGGAACTATTGAATTCTCTGAGTTCCTGAACTTAATGGCCAAGAAAATGCAG GAAACTGATGCAGAAGAGGAGCTTAAAGAGGCTTTCCGGGTTTTTGACAAAGATCTAAATGGCTATATTTCAGCTTCtgag CTGAGAAATGTGATGATGAACTTGGGTGAGAAATTAAGTGATGAAGAGGTTGAGCAGATGATCAAAGAAGCCGATTTGGACGGTGATGGTCAAGTCAACTATGATGAATTTGTCAAAATGATGACGACCGTTGGATGA